Proteins from one Nitrobacteraceae bacterium AZCC 2146 genomic window:
- a CDS encoding 16S rRNA processing protein RimM (product_source=KO:K02860; cath_funfam=2.30.30.240,2.40.30.60; cog=COG0806; ko=KO:K02860; pfam=PF01782,PF05239; superfamily=50346,50447; tigrfam=TIGR02273), with protein sequence MTIGAQICVARIGAPHGVRGAVKLWTFTEDPFAVLDYGPLVTKDGVRTFEVADAREAKGHLVATLKGVASREDAERLTGVELYVSRDKLPETDDDEYYHADLIGLAAVDAAGAPIGRVIAIHNFGAGDIIEIAPPDGPTLLLPFTNAVVPTVDIKAGRVVIEMPGEIEGDDPTAA encoded by the coding sequence TTGACGATTGGCGCACAAATCTGCGTCGCGCGAATCGGCGCACCGCATGGCGTCCGCGGCGCCGTGAAGCTGTGGACCTTCACCGAAGATCCTTTCGCGGTGCTGGATTACGGCCCGCTCGTCACCAAGGACGGCGTACGCACATTTGAAGTCGCCGATGCGCGCGAGGCCAAAGGTCACCTGGTCGCGACGCTGAAAGGTGTCGCCAGCCGCGAGGACGCTGAACGCCTCACCGGCGTCGAGCTCTATGTATCGCGCGACAAGCTGCCGGAAACCGACGACGACGAATATTACCACGCCGACCTGATCGGCCTCGCCGCGGTGGATGCCGCCGGCGCGCCGATCGGCCGCGTCATCGCGATCCACAATTTCGGCGCCGGCGATATCATCGAGATCGCCCCGCCCGATGGCCCGACCCTGCTGCTGCCCTTCACCAACGCGGTGGTACCGACCGTCGACATTAAGGCCGGTCGCGTGGTGATCGAGATGCCGGGTGAGATCGAGGGCGACGATCCGACGGCAGCCTGA
- a CDS encoding tRNA (guanine37-N1)-methyltransferase (product_source=KO:K00554; cath_funfam=1.10.1270.20,3.40.1280.10; cog=COG0336; ko=KO:K00554; pfam=PF01746; superfamily=75217; tigrfam=TIGR00088): MTSEPKIWRATVLTLFPEMFPGPLGISLAGRALSSGLWALEARDIRASATDKHRSVDDTPAGGGPGMVLRADVLAAAIDATGLPQDCPRLVMSPRGRPLTQARVAALAAGPGPLIVCGRFEGIDQRVIDARGLEEVSVGDYVLSGGEIAAMALIDACVRLLPGVMGKLSSGTDESFSDGLLEYPQYTRPQTFEDRQIPEILLSGDHARVAAWRQAEAEALTEMRRPDLWAARPKAPEKGKNRKRPKNTTDG, from the coding sequence ATGACTTCCGAACCCAAAATCTGGCGCGCGACGGTTCTGACGCTGTTTCCCGAGATGTTTCCCGGGCCGCTTGGCATCAGCCTGGCCGGCCGGGCGCTGTCCTCCGGGTTGTGGGCGCTCGAGGCGCGCGACATCCGCGCTTCTGCCACCGACAAGCACCGCAGCGTCGATGACACCCCGGCCGGCGGCGGGCCGGGCATGGTGCTGCGCGCCGACGTGCTGGCCGCCGCGATCGATGCCACAGGTTTGCCGCAAGACTGTCCACGCCTCGTGATGAGCCCGCGCGGTCGGCCATTGACCCAGGCGCGGGTGGCGGCGCTGGCCGCCGGACCGGGGCCGCTGATCGTCTGCGGGCGCTTCGAGGGCATCGACCAGCGCGTCATCGACGCCCGCGGGCTCGAGGAGGTCTCCGTTGGCGATTATGTGCTGTCGGGCGGCGAAATCGCCGCCATGGCCCTGATCGACGCCTGCGTGCGGCTGTTGCCGGGCGTAATGGGCAAGCTCTCCTCCGGTACCGACGAGAGCTTTTCCGACGGTTTGCTGGAATATCCGCAATATACCCGCCCGCAGACCTTCGAAGACCGGCAAATCCCCGAGATTCTGCTGTCCGGCGACCATGCCAGGGTCGCTGCCTGGCGGCAGGCCGAGGCCGAGGCCCTGACCGAGATGCGCCGGCCCGATCTTTGGGCAGCCCGGCCAAAAGCCCCGGAAAAGGGCAAGAATCGAAAGCGTCCGAAAAACACGACGGACGGGTGA
- a CDS encoding AcrR family transcriptional regulator (product_source=COG1309; cath_funfam=1.10.10.60; cog=COG1309; pfam=PF00440,PF16859; superfamily=46689,48498): MTDQQTETTRGRPRSDAARRALLDAAYDLVVKQGYGAVTMDAIAAKAGSGKQTIYRWWPSKADLVLDALEDWAETQINIVETEAVSVFLRKVCDGATRAGPVLRSLMAEAQFDVELRQKLKTRLIEPRREAFRRCLAHAGVEARHRESLVLAIYGALWYRLFLDEPLDAAFVKRMTALMPRQD; this comes from the coding sequence GTGACGGATCAACAAACCGAGACGACCCGCGGGCGACCACGCAGCGACGCGGCGCGGCGCGCGCTGCTCGATGCGGCCTATGATCTGGTGGTGAAGCAGGGCTACGGCGCGGTGACCATGGACGCGATCGCGGCAAAGGCCGGATCCGGCAAGCAGACCATCTATCGCTGGTGGCCGAGCAAGGCCGATCTCGTGCTCGATGCGCTCGAGGATTGGGCGGAAACGCAGATCAATATCGTCGAGACCGAGGCCGTCTCGGTCTTTCTGCGCAAGGTCTGCGACGGCGCCACGCGCGCGGGGCCGGTGCTGCGGTCGCTGATGGCTGAGGCGCAGTTCGATGTGGAGCTGCGTCAGAAATTGAAAACGCGATTGATCGAGCCGCGCCGCGAAGCGTTCCGCCGCTGCCTCGCGCATGCTGGCGTCGAGGCGCGACATCGCGAGAGCCTGGTGCTCGCGATCTATGGCGCGCTGTGGTACCGGCTGTTTCTCGATGAACCGCTGGACGCGGCATTCGTCAAGCGCATGACCGCATTAATGCCCCGGCAGGACTGA
- a CDS encoding signal recognition particle subunit SRP54 (product_source=KO:K03106; cath_funfam=1.10.260.30,1.20.120.140,3.40.50.300; cog=COG0541; ko=KO:K03106; pfam=PF00448,PF02881,PF02978; smart=SM00962,SM00963; superfamily=52540; tigrfam=TIGR00959): MFDNLSEKLGGILDRLTGRGALSEADVDAAMREVRRALLEADVSLDVVRSFIDRVREQAIGATVVKSVTPGQMVVKIVHDELVATLGADGEGGIDLNAVPPVAIMMVGLQGSGKTTTTAKLARRLTQRDKRKVLMASLDIYRPAAMEQLAVLGRDLEIQTLPIVAGQKPADIARRALEAGKLGGYDVVLLDTAGRTTLDEEMMSEAAEIKAAANPHEVLLVADSLTGQDAVNLARSFDSRVGLTGIVLTRVDGDGRGGAALSMRAVTGKPIKLIGTGEKTDALEDFHPSRIAGRILGMGDVVSLVEKAAAHIDAEKAARVAEKMRKGQFDLADMREQLIQMSNMGGLSGLMGMMPGIAKMKSQIASANLDDKVLKRQVAVIDSMTRQERKNPDILKASRKKRIAAGAGLKVEEVNKVLKMHRNMADMMKAMGQGKRGPMAGIAQAMGFGGGGMPSPEQMKALAEKMPGGPGTGAPGQMPSLPKEFPGLSGLGKPTLPGLGKPSLGGFPGFGKKK, translated from the coding sequence ATGTTCGACAATCTGTCGGAAAAGCTTGGCGGAATTCTCGATCGGTTGACCGGGCGCGGTGCGCTGTCGGAGGCCGACGTCGATGCCGCCATGCGCGAGGTGCGCCGCGCGCTGCTCGAGGCCGACGTCTCGCTCGACGTGGTCCGCAGCTTTATCGATCGGGTGCGTGAGCAGGCGATCGGCGCCACCGTCGTCAAGTCGGTCACCCCCGGCCAGATGGTCGTCAAGATCGTCCATGACGAGCTGGTTGCTACCCTCGGCGCCGACGGTGAAGGCGGCATCGATCTCAACGCCGTGCCGCCGGTGGCCATCATGATGGTCGGTCTGCAGGGCTCCGGCAAAACCACCACCACAGCCAAGCTCGCGCGTCGCCTCACCCAGCGCGACAAGCGCAAGGTGCTGATGGCTTCGCTCGACATCTATCGCCCGGCGGCGATGGAGCAGCTCGCGGTGCTCGGCCGCGATCTCGAGATTCAGACGCTGCCGATCGTCGCCGGCCAGAAGCCGGCGGACATCGCCAGGCGCGCGCTAGAAGCCGGCAAGCTCGGCGGCTACGACGTGGTGCTGCTCGACACCGCCGGCCGCACCACCCTCGACGAAGAAATGATGTCGGAAGCGGCCGAGATCAAAGCCGCCGCCAATCCGCATGAAGTTTTGCTGGTCGCGGATTCGCTGACCGGCCAGGACGCCGTCAATCTGGCGCGCTCGTTCGATAGCCGCGTCGGCCTCACCGGCATCGTGCTGACCCGCGTGGATGGCGACGGCCGCGGCGGCGCCGCGCTGTCGATGCGCGCGGTCACCGGCAAGCCGATCAAGCTGATCGGCACCGGCGAAAAGACCGATGCGCTGGAAGACTTTCACCCGAGCCGGATCGCCGGCCGCATCCTCGGCATGGGCGACGTCGTCTCGCTCGTTGAAAAAGCCGCAGCCCATATCGATGCCGAAAAGGCCGCGCGCGTCGCCGAGAAGATGCGCAAGGGTCAGTTCGACCTCGCCGACATGCGCGAGCAGCTGATCCAGATGTCCAACATGGGCGGCCTCAGCGGCCTGATGGGCATGATGCCTGGTATCGCCAAGATGAAGAGCCAGATCGCCTCGGCGAATCTCGACGACAAGGTACTGAAGCGCCAGGTCGCAGTGATCGATTCGATGACGCGGCAGGAGCGCAAGAATCCCGACATCCTCAAGGCCAGCCGCAAGAAGCGCATCGCCGCCGGCGCCGGCCTCAAGGTCGAGGAAGTCAACAAGGTGCTGAAGATGCATCGCAACATGGCCGACATGATGAAGGCCATGGGGCAGGGCAAGCGCGGCCCGATGGCCGGCATCGCGCAGGCGATGGGCTTTGGCGGCGGCGGCATGCCGTCACCGGAGCAGATGAAGGCGCTCGCCGAAAAAATGCCCGGTGGTCCAGGAACTGGCGCGCCGGGCCAGATGCCTTCGCTGCCGAAAGAATTCCCGGGTCTTTCAGGACTCGGAAAACCGACACTGCCAGGTCTTGGTAAGCCAAGTCTTGGTGGTTTTCCCGGATTCGGGAAGAAGAAATGA
- a CDS encoding small subunit ribosomal protein S16 (product_source=KO:K02959; cath_funfam=3.30.1320.10; cog=COG0228; ko=KO:K02959; pfam=PF00886; superfamily=54565; tigrfam=TIGR00002) has protein sequence MSVVIRLARAGTKKRPVYHVVVADSRFPRDGRFIERLGHFNPLLAKDNELRLKLDMDKVKAWLAKGAQPSDRVARFLDAAGVAKREARNNPEKAVPRKERKAAAEAAAKK, from the coding sequence ATGTCCGTCGTCATCCGCCTTGCTCGCGCAGGCACCAAGAAGCGCCCCGTTTATCACGTCGTCGTCGCCGACTCGCGCTTCCCCCGCGACGGCCGCTTCATCGAGCGTCTCGGCCATTTCAATCCGCTGCTCGCCAAGGACAACGAGCTGCGCCTGAAGCTGGACATGGACAAGGTCAAGGCCTGGCTCGCCAAGGGCGCGCAGCCCTCGGATCGCGTCGCGCGTTTCCTCGACGCCGCTGGCGTCGCCAAGCGCGAAGCGCGCAATAATCCGGAAAAGGCCGTGCCGCGCAAGGAGCGCAAGGCCGCCGCTGAAGCCGCTGCGAAGAAGTAA
- a CDS encoding L-ascorbate metabolism protein UlaG (beta-lactamase superfamily) (product_source=COG2220; cath_funfam=3.60.15.10; cog=COG2220; pfam=PF12706; superfamily=56281), translating to MSTYDGPASDHFNGTHFFDPDGAPPKKLGEVLRWQFGGGRQRATWPKWAPSPHADTPPPRVDGDKVRLSFVGHVSWLIQTAGQNILIDPVWSDRASPLKFAGPRRVNDPGIAFEALPRIDTVLVSHGHYDHLDVATLSRLAGKFSPRVITPLGNDKTMRKADRTIRAEAFDWHDRADLGGGLAVTLVPTRHWTARGLFDRNEALWASFVLETPAGKIYVVCDSGYGSGAHFRRVRDAHGPLRLAILPIGAYEPRWFMKDQHMNPDDAVKALADCGAERALAHHHGTFQLTDEAIDAPATGLGVALDAAEIPRERFVALKPGQVVEI from the coding sequence ATGAGCACCTATGACGGCCCGGCGTCCGATCATTTCAACGGCACGCATTTCTTCGATCCGGATGGCGCACCGCCAAAAAAACTGGGTGAGGTCCTTCGCTGGCAGTTCGGCGGCGGACGGCAGCGGGCAACATGGCCGAAATGGGCACCGAGCCCCCATGCCGACACGCCGCCGCCGCGCGTCGACGGCGATAAGGTGCGATTGTCCTTTGTCGGTCATGTCAGCTGGCTGATCCAGACCGCAGGCCAGAACATCCTGATCGATCCGGTGTGGTCGGATCGCGCCTCGCCGCTGAAATTCGCGGGACCGAGGCGCGTCAACGATCCCGGCATTGCCTTCGAGGCGCTGCCCAGGATCGATACCGTGCTGGTCTCGCACGGCCATTACGATCATCTCGATGTCGCGACGCTGTCGCGGCTGGCGGGAAAATTCTCGCCGCGGGTGATCACGCCGCTCGGCAACGACAAGACGATGCGCAAGGCCGATCGCACCATTCGCGCCGAGGCCTTCGACTGGCATGATCGTGCCGATCTCGGCGGCGGGCTTGCGGTAACGCTGGTGCCGACGCGGCACTGGACCGCCCGCGGATTGTTCGATCGCAACGAGGCGCTGTGGGCGAGTTTTGTGCTGGAAACGCCGGCGGGAAAAATCTACGTCGTCTGCGATTCCGGTTACGGCAGCGGCGCGCATTTCCGCCGGGTGCGCGACGCCCACGGTCCGCTGCGCCTCGCGATCCTGCCGATAGGCGCCTACGAACCACGCTGGTTCATGAAGGATCAGCATATGAACCCGGACGATGCGGTAAAGGCACTGGCGGATTGCGGCGCCGAGCGGGCGCTGGCGCATCACCACGGCACGTTCCAGCTCACCGACGAAGCGATCGATGCGCCGGCGACGGGATTGGGCGTCGCGCTCGATGCGGCGGAGATTCCAAGGGAGCGGTTTGTCGCGCTGAAGCCCGGGCAGGTGGTGGAGATTTAA
- a CDS encoding large subunit ribosomal protein L19 (product_source=KO:K02884; cog=COG0335; ko=KO:K02884; pfam=PF01245; superfamily=50104; tigrfam=TIGR01024): protein MNLIQTLEKEQFDRLSATKTIPEFGPGDTVIVNVKVVEGERSRVQAYEGVCIGRSGGGINESFTVRKISYGEGVERVFPLLSPMIDSIKVVRRGKVRRAKLYYLRNLRGKSARIVEKKTERPVKVAAAD from the coding sequence ATGAACCTTATTCAGACGCTCGAAAAAGAGCAGTTCGACAGACTTTCCGCTACCAAGACCATTCCGGAGTTCGGTCCCGGCGACACCGTGATCGTCAACGTGAAGGTTGTCGAAGGCGAGCGCTCCCGCGTGCAGGCCTATGAAGGCGTCTGCATCGGCCGTTCCGGCGGTGGCATCAACGAGAGCTTCACCGTTCGCAAGATCTCCTATGGCGAGGGCGTCGAGCGCGTGTTTCCGCTGCTCTCCCCGATGATCGATTCGATCAAGGTTGTGCGCCGCGGCAAGGTGCGTCGCGCCAAGCTGTATTACCTGCGCAACCTGCGCGGCAAGTCGGCCCGCATCGTCGAGAAGAAGACCGAGCGTCCGGTCAAGGTTGCCGCTGCCGATTAA
- a CDS encoding uncharacterized protein YggE (product_source=COG2968; cleavage_site_network=SignalP-noTM; cog=COG2968; ko=KO:K09807; pfam=PF04402) translates to MKHHLYLAALAGALIAAPALAQVVPPPTISVTGEGTVSVPPDLAVIDGGVTTEAKTAREASDSNNAAMGKVLLALKGAGIDEKDFQTSRLSLQPQYAQAPNRPGTNVVTGYRASNRVTIRLRDVTKVASTIDTLVSSGANEIGGINFMVAQASKLLDDAREQAIADARRKAEIYAKAAGVTLGAPVSISEDGGGAPAPMPFRKMAGMAASAPVAQGEETLHVTVSVAWAIKPAQ, encoded by the coding sequence ATGAAGCATCATCTGTATCTCGCCGCGCTGGCCGGCGCTCTCATCGCTGCGCCCGCTTTGGCACAGGTAGTCCCGCCGCCGACGATCTCCGTCACCGGCGAAGGCACGGTGTCGGTGCCGCCGGATCTCGCGGTGATCGACGGTGGCGTCACCACCGAAGCCAAGACCGCACGCGAAGCCAGCGATAGCAACAACGCCGCCATGGGCAAGGTGCTGCTGGCGTTGAAGGGCGCGGGCATCGACGAGAAGGATTTTCAGACCTCGCGGCTGTCGCTGCAGCCGCAATATGCGCAGGCGCCCAATCGCCCGGGCACCAACGTCGTCACCGGCTATCGCGCCAGCAACCGCGTCACCATCCGGCTGCGTGACGTCACCAAGGTCGCCAGCACGATCGATACGTTGGTGTCATCGGGCGCCAACGAGATCGGCGGCATCAACTTCATGGTGGCGCAGGCCTCGAAGCTGCTCGACGACGCCCGCGAACAGGCGATCGCCGATGCGCGCCGCAAGGCGGAGATCTACGCCAAGGCGGCCGGAGTCACGCTCGGCGCGCCGGTGAGTATTTCGGAAGACGGCGGCGGCGCGCCGGCACCGATGCCATTCCGCAAGATGGCCGGCATGGCGGCCTCGGCACCGGTCGCGCAGGGCGAGGAAACGCTGCACGTCACGGTGAGCGTGGCGTGGGCGATCAAGCCGGCGCAGTAG
- a CDS encoding alcohol dehydrogenase (product_source=KO:K00001; cath_funfam=3.90.180.10; cog=COG0604; ko=KO:K00001; pfam=PF00107,PF08240; superfamily=50129,51735), with translation MASTHKAWRLHAHDDLRFDDVATPMPAPDGVTVSIEAGMVLSYTGKVLAGAMPYNLPPLPFVPGTNAIGRVTATGAHVTHLNSGDRVFLSPHLRGDVPSREPPQILIGLTAITNTSAGLALQARWRDGVFAELAHWPAACVTPLIGLDDRPATELIGLAKLIVPFGGLQRSGLRGGDTIIVNGATGYFGSGAVMLAVAMGAGRVVAVGRNAAALESLRDAFGPRVSPAVVTGDTDKDTAIIRAAASGSADVALDLLGSAKSTSTTLSTLRALKRGGRLVIMGSAEVPLEISFREMLANDWEVVGQFMYDHHAPGQLAALTANGLLDLGKIKVKTFKLAELQQAIEAAAAMQGLDLTAVAP, from the coding sequence ATGGCGAGCACCCACAAGGCATGGCGGCTGCATGCCCACGACGACCTGCGGTTCGATGACGTAGCAACGCCCATGCCGGCGCCCGACGGTGTCACTGTGAGTATCGAGGCCGGTATGGTTCTGTCCTACACCGGCAAGGTGCTTGCCGGCGCGATGCCCTACAATCTGCCGCCACTGCCTTTCGTGCCCGGCACCAATGCGATCGGCCGCGTGACAGCAACTGGCGCTCATGTCACGCACCTCAACAGCGGCGACCGGGTATTTCTCAGCCCGCATCTGCGCGGCGATGTGCCAAGCCGCGAGCCGCCACAAATTCTGATCGGACTGACAGCGATCACGAACACGTCAGCGGGCCTGGCGTTGCAGGCGCGCTGGCGCGACGGCGTGTTTGCCGAACTGGCGCACTGGCCGGCGGCCTGCGTCACACCGCTGATCGGGCTCGATGACAGGCCTGCAACCGAGTTGATCGGCCTCGCCAAACTGATTGTGCCGTTCGGCGGCCTGCAACGCAGCGGGCTGCGCGGCGGCGATACCATCATCGTCAACGGCGCCACCGGCTATTTCGGCTCCGGCGCGGTGATGCTGGCAGTGGCGATGGGGGCCGGTCGTGTCGTCGCGGTCGGCCGCAATGCTGCGGCGCTGGAATCCCTGCGCGACGCGTTCGGCCCACGCGTGAGTCCCGCGGTGGTGACCGGCGATACCGACAAGGATACCGCGATCATTCGCGCCGCGGCCAGCGGCAGCGCCGATGTTGCACTCGATCTGCTCGGCAGCGCGAAGAGCACATCGACCACGCTGTCGACGCTGCGGGCGCTGAAGCGCGGCGGTCGCCTCGTCATCATGGGCAGCGCCGAGGTGCCGCTGGAAATTTCGTTCCGCGAGATGCTGGCCAATGACTGGGAGGTGGTCGGCCAGTTCATGTACGACCACCACGCGCCGGGTCAGCTCGCCGCGCTGACGGCGAATGGCCTGCTCGACCTCGGTAAGATCAAGGTCAAGACCTTCAAACTCGCCGAGCTGCAGCAGGCGATCGAAGCCGCAGCAGCGATGCAGGGACTCGACCTCACCGCGGTAGCGCCATGA
- a CDS encoding effector-binding domain-containing protein (product_source=COG4978; cleavage_site_network=SignalP-noTM; cog=COG4978; pfam=PF06445; superfamily=55136), protein MNRSCLLRLATAALIPAAALSMNFAALAQSPPATPPAASTPATPAPAPVAPATPSPAAPATPAPAIPVPVAPATPPAAAQAPATPAAPSVQTADPFGEEITLAPKQVLTFNGKANWDSAFETLMDSFKQLTTLLDKQGIKSSGNSMIVYTSTDDTGFTFLAEIPVDQEPKSLPKAMSMGKSPDGKALKFVHRGSYDNMDNTYEAITNHLDDKKLEAKDTFIEEYITDPLKTAEDKLVINVYVPLK, encoded by the coding sequence ATGAACCGCTCTTGCCTGCTTCGCCTTGCTACCGCCGCGCTGATCCCGGCTGCCGCGCTGTCGATGAATTTTGCGGCGCTGGCGCAATCGCCGCCCGCCACCCCGCCGGCAGCGAGCACCCCGGCGACGCCGGCACCGGCTCCTGTGGCGCCTGCGACGCCGAGCCCCGCCGCTCCCGCAACGCCGGCTCCTGCGATCCCTGTTCCCGTGGCGCCAGCCACGCCGCCCGCTGCGGCACAGGCTCCGGCGACGCCGGCCGCTCCGTCGGTGCAGACCGCCGATCCGTTCGGCGAGGAAATCACGCTCGCGCCGAAGCAGGTTCTGACCTTCAACGGCAAGGCGAACTGGGATTCGGCATTCGAGACCCTGATGGATTCGTTCAAGCAGCTCACCACGCTGCTGGACAAGCAGGGCATCAAGTCCTCAGGCAATTCGATGATCGTCTACACCTCGACCGACGACACCGGTTTTACGTTCCTCGCGGAAATCCCGGTCGACCAGGAGCCGAAGAGCCTGCCGAAGGCCATGAGCATGGGCAAGTCGCCGGACGGCAAGGCGCTGAAATTCGTGCATCGCGGCTCCTACGACAACATGGACAACACCTATGAGGCGATCACCAATCACCTCGACGACAAGAAGCTGGAAGCCAAGGACACCTTCATCGAGGAGTACATCACCGACCCGCTGAAAACAGCGGAAGACAAGCTGGTGATCAACGTCTACGTGCCGCTGAAGTAA
- a CDS encoding DNA-binding HxlR family transcriptional regulator (product_source=COG1733; cath_funfam=1.10.10.10; cog=COG1733; pfam=PF01638; superfamily=46785) has protein sequence MQTDTQTAAPDWKSWNAYAGTCPTRLVLDRIADKWAVLVLGLLGAGPVRFNQLRRQIEGISQKMLSQTLKSLERDGLVSRKAIPTVPVTVEYSITPLGATLSATVDNLRIWAETHMEQVLLSQQQYDAAGA, from the coding sequence ATGCAAACTGACACCCAAACAGCCGCACCGGACTGGAAATCCTGGAATGCCTACGCCGGCACCTGCCCCACCCGACTGGTATTGGACCGGATCGCCGACAAATGGGCGGTTCTGGTGCTCGGCCTGCTGGGCGCCGGCCCGGTCCGTTTCAACCAGTTGCGGCGCCAGATCGAGGGTATTTCGCAGAAAATGCTGTCGCAGACCCTGAAAAGCCTGGAGCGCGACGGCCTGGTCAGCCGCAAGGCAATCCCCACCGTACCGGTTACGGTCGAATATTCGATCACGCCGCTGGGCGCGACGCTATCCGCGACGGTCGATAACCTGCGCATCTGGGCCGAAACCCATATGGAACAGGTGCTGTTGTCGCAGCAGCAATACGATGCCGCCGGAGCCTGA
- a CDS encoding putative NADH-flavin reductase (product_source=COG2910; cath_funfam=3.40.50.720; cog=COG2910; ko=KO:K07118; pfam=PF13460; superfamily=51735): MKIALIGATGRAGSQIVAELSRRGHTVTAIARNPEKVPALAGVTPLKADANDIAGLTAALKGHDVAVSAIHFLVSDPHKLIAAVKAAGVPRYLVVGGAGSLEVAPGLKLIETAGFPAEYRAEAAVGGLFLDILRHDKDLNWTFLSPSALFIPGERTGKFRLGGDQLLANDKGSSISFEDYAIAMADEIEKPAHSRKRFTVGY; encoded by the coding sequence ATGAAAATCGCCCTGATCGGAGCGACCGGCCGTGCCGGTTCGCAAATCGTCGCTGAACTGTCCCGCCGCGGTCACACCGTCACCGCCATCGCCCGCAACCCGGAGAAAGTTCCGGCGCTGGCCGGCGTCACGCCGCTGAAGGCCGACGCCAACGATATTGCTGGTCTCACTGCCGCGCTGAAGGGCCATGACGTCGCCGTCAGCGCGATCCATTTTCTCGTCAGCGACCCGCACAAGCTGATCGCGGCGGTGAAGGCGGCGGGCGTTCCGCGCTATCTGGTGGTCGGCGGCGCCGGCAGCCTCGAAGTCGCGCCCGGCCTGAAGCTGATCGAGACCGCGGGATTTCCGGCGGAATACCGGGCCGAGGCCGCGGTGGGCGGCCTGTTCCTCGACATCCTGCGCCACGACAAGGACCTCAACTGGACCTTCCTGTCGCCCTCGGCGCTGTTCATCCCCGGCGAACGCACCGGCAAATTCCGGCTCGGCGGCGACCAGTTGCTGGCCAACGACAAGGGCAGCAGCATCTCGTTCGAGGACTATGCCATCGCCATGGCCGACGAGATCGAGAAGCCCGCGCATTCGCGCAAGCGCTTCACGGTCGGCTACTGA